GGGGCGGATGCCATCAAACAGGGAAGCTGCGCAGAGCAACGGCTCAAGGTTACGCACACACGTCCTCCACTCTATTCACCCACTGACATTTACACAATGTTTTACTATGGGGTGAGACGAGGAGAGCCACTGAGATGCAACATGCCGCGCTTCAGATGTCAAACTGAGCAACATAAAAATGGAGGCGCGACGCAAAGCACAGCTCAGACTCCAATCAATACAGTCAAACATTACATTTCCCCTTATCCTGCAATTCTCGCGTCCATCTTGTCGCTCGGCACACTTCACTTTCTGTGACCTTGTAGTTGAACATCTGGCAGATGGTGTGGTCACATCCTCTGACACCGTAGACCTTCTACACCATTCATTATGCTCTTGCAAACTGGGCTTAAACAGTGGTTTGACACAGGCTCCACGGAGTCACGGAGTTGAGGTCACCTTCAGTGCCAGGATCACAAACACTTCTGTGATTACACATCTTCACCTAAACCAAGTCGCGCAGTGTGAGGTGTTTGAGGCTTTATCTTAAGCACATCCAGTCCTGCGTGGACTTGAGCTGTGGAACACGTCTGCTGATTTCTTACTTCAAACTCTTTTACTTCAAAGGAAACTTGAAATTGAAAAAGCTTGGTTGCGTTCAGACGGAATTTACCTGCAATTCAAAGACATTCAACAGAGACTAATCTTACCAACCCCACATTTAGGGGGTTACAGCAACACTGAATGTATGATCTGCTGTCAAGTGAATGATAAATTTATTATCTTATTTGGCAGGGGCATAAGTGAAACATGGACTCATCTAGTTTGCACACAAAAAAGCTTTAATGTactaaaatatgtattttttctGAAAAATGTCTGACAGAAGATTTATGTTCAGCTGTGTGAAGATAAGAGTTTGAATGTTGTCTATTAGTGACCACTAGTGTTGACTTAAGTGCAAATATCTTTAGGTGGGTTGGACCTCTAGTAGTTTTAGGATGGGAGGGATGATGATGGTGGAACACACGGCTGGTGGTTGTCTGAGCGGTGAGGCGTAAGGAACAGTAGCCAATGTTGAACAGCCACTAACATGCGCCGCCTGCCCTGATTCCCACAAATCATTCCACACAATCGATTTCTAAAGAGTAGTATACTGTAAACTCTGTCTCACTATTACATTACCTGCAATGCTTGTCATAATTAATCAAATTTGTTTCACATTAAATGTCAATGTCATTAAATATTGAGTTCCTGCTGTTTtctaatgaaaaataaaacatctacAAGTTTTGAAAAGTCCAAAGTCAAGCGTTTCTACTATGTATTAGGCGACACAACCATCTGCCTTTGTAGATCCTTGTTCTTACACTTTGATTGGTCCTAAATTAAAAGTGAAATACTCAAAACATTTTGATAAATCATCATGAGTCCTAGAAACCATAGCAGCTAAAATAATCGAtcacaatatttattatttctcatCCTAAAAAAATACAGTGAATGACGGTTTGTGTCATAATTCGGTGATGTGATTTTCTAATAATTaagagggattttttttttattgcattctGACACATTATTACACTACAGAGCAGATGCAGTGTCACCTAATTCCTTGGCATATGGAGGAGAGTGACAGCGAATGAGACAGTTATTAAGACAGAGTGAGAATAAATATATTCCAGCAGACTGAGGGATATAACTTATTCTCAGACATGAGCAATGCCCACACACAGTCGGTCCCTCCTGGATTTAATGCAGGTATTAGGGTAGGGTCGTAGAAAGAATGTTTTGCTCTCAGAGAGCTCACAGTAAAGGAAGGGGAGTACTGTACTTCCATGCAAACATCTTTATAATGGCTTTCGGTTCTTTCTTCGTTGCTTCTGTAACATTACAGAATGTGCTGCTCAGGCATGAAGCATGACGGAGAGTTGCATGGCTGACCATGCAGTAGCTGCCTgaaagtacagtacataaaaaaaGCAATTCACAAACTCAAAAACAGGATGTCACCCTACAAAGCAAAACTCTGTTGTGGTTTGTGAATAAACACTGAAGGTCAACGGGTAAACAGtaactattattattgttattattagtattactgTTGGATATTGTAGAGTGTTTGAATCTGTCTGTCCATGAAAAAAGTCATTGCGTGTGATTGTCCTGTAACGCTGTGGCATCTGCCTGATGATCTGCGTGGCACGGAGCGGGATCTACAAGGGGGTCTGGAGGGACAGCTGTCCCCTGGGACATCGGTAGCCACCATGCGTGGTGGTCTTCCAAACTTTGTTCCAGCATGATCTGACAGGTTCATACATCAGCAACTAACAGATGGATTAACAAAGGCTTAGTTTAGGCTGAATGTTGTAAGGACACTATAaggttaagtttctggtttCAGGTGTGACACCTTTGGTACCAATAATGCTCAGATGACCGAGGTTACGAATAGATACCGTAATTGGATCATTTTCAAACTGAAATGCTGTCCTGAATTCCATGCATTCATGGAAATGTGTATTTGCTTTAAACTTCATATTTGTAAAGCACTAGCACTTTTTCAGGTGCCACACAACACTGGACTTACCCACTTATCACTGCTGTGGGCGAAGAAAAGCTTGTCACAGTGACATTACAGAACGTCTTACTGGTTTCCTTGTGTTTATAGCTGTCCTCTAACGGGACAAATGCACAGTTGGATTCCTAAAAATGTTTTGCCAAGGCATTTTCATGTTCAGCTGCATAGACGATTCCTTTTAGACTTCGCCGCCTCCAGAACTACATAACTGTCCAGCTTGTGTCCTGTTGCAGCTTAAAGCAGCCTTCCTAAAGTCCGGGACCTTCAGCATTCCAGAGTCTTTAACAGGCGCTCACGTCCGTCACGCACTACAATGCAACGGTCGGCCCTTGTGTGTGGATTATATCCAGTCTGTGCTGCCGTAAGCACCTTTCCTGAATTAAGGCCTTATTATGGGATTCGACCAGGAGCTGCATGTACTGGTGATTTGTAATAAGGGCAGTGCTGAGGTGAGTCAGCAGCAACTGGCCTGATTACAGCAGCTGGACCTCAGGAGGAGAATTCCTTGGCTGGTctacagcaaacacaacaggGAGGGAGGACAACATGTCGGCTGTTCTGCACTTTGAAGGATGAACGCGTCTtcttaatgtaaaaaaaaaaaaaccttgtgtATCTCTGTGATGTAGCAAGAGAAACCACAGCAAAGCCAGGTTGCTTGATAAGAATTGttcagtattttatattttttatgtagcaaaatgttttcacacagaaacattttttttattttacttttcgTCTTACAACCTCAGGTGAGAATCAGTACTATGCTGAGTCAAGTACACACTTAGATTGGAGTCTTAGTTGGCCGAGTGGAAAGGGGCTGTTACCAAATGGTACAAGCAGAGATGGCAGGTTAAAAGGGTCAGTTCACCTaaactacaaacatttgtcacaGTAACACTATTTGCATCACGGTATGCATATAGTCTTAGTTTGCGTCCGAATGTTGAGATTTTCTCTCAACATTTTTCTCTCaggttttttttatgtattttgaGTGAACTGCTCCTTTAATAAAAACTCTTCCTCCACTTCTGTCTGACGGTTTAACGTAACATCCTTTTCCAATGAGGCCAACTAACAATGATCAAGTCATCACACCACAGTAAAGCACCTTCTCACTGTTTGCTTCACATGAAAGTAAAAACGTACAACTGCACATTTGCCCCTCCGTTCACATTCTCACCCAATTATAGTACAAAAAAATGCCAATATACAGAACATACACCTAGGGGAAAAGGAACATAAAAAACAGATGATCCCACATGGTAAaatgcagcagagaaacacagaacaTCCAGGAAGGCATCGGGATGTGTGGGGATGTGTCTGTGAGCACGGATCTGAACACAGTATTTTACTGTAATGTACAGCCCTGGATGAAACTGATGGTGAACTAAATATCAATGAACGTTTCAGCTACGTGATCCCCAACAAGCGGCTCCTCGCCCATTCGTCCAGTTAATATCCTTTTCTGAACAGCATTATGAGCTGTATCAGGCCAGTAAACGTCGATTTCATTATTTAACTGGATAAAAGAGTCTCTGTTGTGCTCTTTTGTTTGTTGACTTACAGCGGAATAATACATCCCGCTGTGGGTTGGGCCTGATGGATTTCAAACACCTGCAATAAGTGCTGATATAATCTGCAATCGTATCCTGAGGCGAATACCCATCTGCATCAATGGCCTTTCAGCCTCCAGGGACCATTGTCACCAGCGTTAACTGGTGGGGGGAGCCTCAAAGCGCTCAAAAGGACCAGAGCTGGAAACTCACTGGATTTAGCGTGCAGGCTACATCTGCAAACAAGTAGAGAACTGTGTGTTGAGCTGTACAATAATCCATAGAGTGCACGTGAGTTTAGTCGTATTTCCACTtgtctttatatataaataacctCATATTATACACAACCTGAGGTAGAAATTTACTGTTTCTGATGCCAATGTTGTTATTTAGAAACCATTTTCTAACTGATTGAATCTGGATCGATACACGTGTGAAGTGTTAGAGAAGCTTCTGTGCGTTCGTATCAGTTACAACTACAAACTTCTGCCTGCTGATGAATCATCTCAAATAATAAATAGTAGAAATGATAGAAAAACCCAAAGGAAAATAACAATGactgtgttttagtgttttgttcATGCCTCCTGTCCCTCTACTGCTGCAGTAGCCCCACTTCAAGTTGAGGGTCCGATGTGCAGTTGAGTTCACCGCACTCGAGACTCTTTTTTTGTAAGTAAATCCAGTTTGAATtacttcatcttcatttgacCTTCCTTTGCCCTAAGCCTTGTGGATCGTtcatatatatgatcaataaAACATTCCATGTTGTTTCAATctaaacttttttttccatACAGTTAGAGTCCGGCACACAGTTCTGATCCCAACCAGGTGTGAGGGGTTTGTTCACATAAATTCATCTCACGTCAGACTCAGTAGCAGCTTTGCTCCTGCTGCACTCATGCTCCTTTAGTTCCTGATATCAATTTATTGTTTGGCCACGAACCTCACCGTTCGCCAACTGTACTCAAACTGTGCTCTCCATGACCCACTCAGAGCTCTCCCCGGCGGGCTTCTCGTCCTCACTGTCGTCGTACTGCAGCAGCATGCCGTTGACCGAAAGACTGCGTTTAGTCCAGATGTTGCTGATCCTGCGGGGGTGACTGCTGCGACACTGCGCGGCACCCACGTGCCCCATGTCAAACGAGTGGCTCCTCTTGGGCTTACTCTCCTGTGGCAGCCCTAGGAGACGCCCCAGCATGGTGGTGGACTCGGCCCTTCCCAGCAGGGGTTCTTTGTCGGATGGGGGTGCCGTGGCAGCCACCATCATAGCGTTGGAACTCGTGCAGGGGCCAGAAGTCCCCTGGTGGTCCTTTGTTACTCCTCTCAACTCCAGTGAGGTGAACGCCCCTAGAAGGTGGTCCAGGTTCTGCCTTGTCTTGGCACCGTGTCCGTGCCTCCGGAACTTGCTGCTGGGCAGGGTGCTGCATTCGCTGCCTTGCATGCTGTAGCGGTCGGCAGCCACTTTTCCTGCGTGGCTGTCTAAGGAATTAGAAGACGAGGATGACGAGGAGAGGCTGCTCTGGAGGGATCCACACTTAAACTCCAGCATTTCCTCGCGCATGACCACCACCGTGGACTTGACTTGCGGCGGGGCACCATTGAACCTGTTCAGCCCCCCATTGGTCTGCGAGTAGGTGTTGCTCACGGAGGGGAGTTTGTTGGTCTgaatgctgctgctcaccttgTAGCGCAccatgaggatgatgatgaagacgagcAGCGTGGCCACAATGATGCCGCCGATGACTAGGATCATGGTGCCGCCCAGGAAGCCGCTGTGGATGGACTGGCACTGGGCATAGTCCTCCCTGGTGATGAACTGGACACAACCCACGATGTTAGTGGCCGTGAGGGTGGTGGCAGTGTCGTCCCAGATGGCCAAAACACACAAGTTGTACTGCATCCCCGCAACGAGGTTGGTGACTACGAACGCTCTGCTAGTCATCGGAATCATCCTGCAAACCgcataaaacaaacagacatcAGATAAGAAGAGTTAACATTAGGACAGAGCGCTTACGTTTTTAAAAGGCATCTCTGGCTCAGATCAAAGAAACAACGCATGTCagaataactaaataaataattatatgtATGGTAAGCAATGCATGTGTTATGCATGCAGCCACTACAATTAGATGAGCAGCCAATGAGCACTTCCTGAACATCGGTTTGACTAAGTGTATTCTCTTCTACATTTTTTTCTAATTCTAAATGTTCACATTTTTCTTGGGATGAAATTAAAGTTCTGCTGTATGATCAGCTtgagataaataataaataaagcgGTGACGTGCTGTGGGAGCCTCATTTGTCCCTGCAGAAACATTAAGTGACATTTTCATCCATAAACCTCATGTGTCTAAAAGTAGGAACATCTAATTCAGTGTTTCTTAACCTTCGGGTACGGTGAGTCAGTCTTAGTGGAGGCGGAGGTCAAGACACAAGACACGCTCCTTACTCATATGATTCGTGATGATACGCTCCGATTGGCGATTGTTGAATACAGATGATCCAGCTACATTGCCTTGTCAATCTGTGCTGCAGAGAGTTTGgcgccagtgttgccagacatacaaCAATTATCGTATTTATACTAGTTTGCTTCGAAAGAGACTGGTGATCGGCCTGTGAGGTGAacactacagtacattacagGAACGGATACAACCTGCTGAATGAGACCGAAAAGATGTGTGGTAGTATTAAAAAAGTCTGTCTTTGTGAAAAATTATGTATGAAATTTTCGATGTTCATGCATAGGGctgcaacaaaaaaaacgaCGAATTGATAATAATCGATGACGGAAATTGATCGATAATGATTTGCTGTTATCGAATAGTCACAATAGCAATAGTTGTTAACGAAAATAACGCAGCCGCTGACGAAATgccagagaaaacaaaccaagcggcagcaggagagaaAGGCTGCATCCTAATTTTTTTCATATGAGCATTACAGTTAatatcaaacaaaaacaacgttaacctgcaagtcatacaaagttcagctcgTGGTTTGTGATTTGTTTGTACAGCAACACAAGAAaacgtaagaatgaaacatTGGTGTCCCAGATGTAGCAGtggtaacaaacgctgtttatccatcaggtgaagactcttcattaagtGTTGCTctgttaaaagttactttgtttcTTAATCTGTTCTGCTGTGGGTGTCAGCTGGCTGCGCATCATCTCTTTTCGCTACAAAGTGATGAACGGCACCACCACTGAACAGCACAACTGGTGCAACTTAAatggtgcagacactaaatgtaacagcagtaTTAAAATATGaggacatggtttttagtggttgtcactgttgcctcagagccagaaggagcccaggagtctctgtggagtgTACATGTTCTCCCGTGTCTTTTCACCaacagtcaggttgactggagctgctgcagatcttcacaacGAAACTctgtgcttgctttgtttatttatattttggatatggaagttttattattaaaacgcTAGattatgtgttttgtttgagagagtcaaaatctaaattttgttaaaaacacatGATAAAGGGATTTCTAATAtgcaaaatatgaaataatatttttttattttttttatccgaTTAAGCGTTGAATCGAAagaaataatgtttttcattgtgttcattaaaaaaatgaacacaGTGACGTTAATGCAATTCCATTTTGTGAACCAGTAAAACCTATATTCATGTcttggatttaaaaaaattaatttaatttattttttttaataaagaatCGTTCGGTGAATGTGCATATAAAACCGATGGGGTTCTGTACTCTCTAACAAGGTTAAGAACCACTGATCTAATTAGTCCTAGAGTTGTCAcattacagtatacagtataatgaGGAACAGACACTCGAAGCCCCTTTTATCAAGTCTCGACATgcttatttaattatttaataattgcAACATTTGGCAGTTTTGATGACAGTGTGATGTATGAGGAAGGATGTCTGGGTTAGATGATAGGTGACAATGCCTACAAAACAAAGCATCACAaagcacagcatcacagcaagaCTATCACACCACAGAATACACAGCCGTGAACAACTCGTGCCAAATAAATGTCCCATAAACCACTGTGGCGGCAAACGTGGCAAAAAGCCAAGAGATAAAAAGTCTGCAGTACTGGATGTCTTTGTGTTAGCACAGCTGCCTCGTAGCAACAAGGTTTGATTCTCAGGTTTGATTTTAGCCTTTCAAACTATTTATAGTATGTCCTCCAAAATCTTCTGCTTTACTGTAGGTGCATAAAAATTCTAATTAAAATAACAAGGTGTCATGTTGCTCCcaatagaaaacaaagagtTCAACAAACAAGCTTTCTGCATCACGTTTgcacattaaatacataaactgTGGCCTGATCTATACTTTTTGACATAGGAAAGCATGAATTGTTGAAATATTCAGCTTTAGGACTGCAAAAAACAGCGATATGATTATTACATACAGCATTGTACCATAGTGGCctttactgtatactgtacataagtTTAGTTATCCATGTAACGCTGGCCTGCTTCTCTCTTACAGGGAGCGTATCCAAAGCTCTGATTGTCCTCCACAGAGCACCGATGCCGGTGGGACTGCAGTCCATTGTTCATCTTTAATTGCCTTTTTCTATAAGAAGCAAAAAACTGCATTGTCCCATGTGTTCCATGAGAAGTCACGTCTAGCTCGTCTCCAGGGCGCCCCTGATTGATCTGTAACCGTGGTCGTGGACAGTGCCCTTGAAAAGAAGAGGCTGCACTGGAGTCAAATGAATATTCATTTCAACCCAGCAGTAGGTCTACCTGGGAatccttttctttgttttcttctaccTAGTGTATACACACACTAGGTATAATCACATAATTTGAATTGTCTGACTGCTGTATTGAACACACTCCATTCACTGTACTGTGTCTGTGATTATGAATAAAACGCATTTGTAAGTGTAAATCATGAATatatataacaaatatataGCATATTAAAAGTCAATTTAAATATGAATGCAAAGGATTTTGTCAGTAATGATTCTTTGTTTCCAAATCATCATGTCTTTCAATACTTGGAAGGAAAGGGATTTAACTGCTGACAATCAGTGCCTGACTTTACTGCACACACCAATgttatgtgtgaatgtgtagaatgtaaaaaaaaaaaagtcatagaATATTTTCCAGACACACAAATGAGTCATCCAATTTTTCCCTCACTGAGGAGAAAAATCTATTGAAAATTCACATTGTTCTCTTTTCTCTGGCTTGACAAATTGGCACAGAGTGTACAGGCATGGGAATCAGATAAACACCTTATTACTAAATTCAAACGACGGCCAGTTTCATGAACAGTGTCTGAACAAAGTAATGTCTATTTTCCTTTTCAAAGCTATGTACAGTTCAAATCTCATGTTTTTAACCAAAATCcgattattttatttattcccaTATTTAAGTTAATAACCAGGATGCTGCAACGCACAGTGAAACAGAGTGCACGGCCACTGAACACAGCATAAATTCTTGGCTATATGGCCAGGAAGTGCTGCTGAAGGCATCGCCATCAGTGGTGCATGTTGGAGGAAGCAGAGCTGACATAAAACTAgtgtaactgctgtctacagCGGCCTGTTACCAGTGTTCACACTACTCTGATACTGTATTTAATAATTAAGATAACTGCTCTCCGGAGAGAGACACTCAGAACACAGCTCAGATATTCCTCCCCGTGCAGTCTCACTAAATTATATTGTCCTCCAATAATTGTGACATTTTGAAGGTAAAGCTCACAGTGTGTAATGATTATGATTTCAAGCATTCAGTTTGCCAGTTTAAGTTGTACCTGTGAGGAACAGTGTTAAAATGCTTACAATTTTCTGGTACTTGTCAAAATTACCATAATAGCGTGAGGGAAGAGGATGCGAGAAGCTAAGCACTGCCTGCGCACGCTTAGCTGTTTAAGCAGCCCCGCTCTGACAAACGGATAGAGAAGTTCTGCTGACTCGGCGCGAGGAGTGACTGATAAGACAGTGGAAAGGACAAGCAGTGGTGGGGAATCGACTCTTTGGACGGCAGCCAAGACCAAAACCATTTCTCACATAATTGCACAAAAACTGCAAAGATTAAACGAGAACGCGGCCAGAGAGCCGATAAGGTTTGGCAGCAAGTCCTACGGTCAGATggaagcaaaataaaatgagtTAGGATCAGATAGCGTCCTGTGGTGTGAGGCAGGGAACCACTGCACAGCGGCATATTTTAAACATGGAGGTGGATTGGTTAATATTAGGAGCCGATTACAAAACACTAGGAACCCCATCCAAGATcaagtaaataaagaaaagcaaTCTGGGTTTTAAATATGGCCCTCGTAAGATTAATTAGGTAagtgattttcaaattaatTGGACTCGTCTTTGATTTTGacttaaaccaaacaaatataGACTTAAACAAAGAGGTTTCTAAACCATCAGACAGTGATGTGTCCCACACATATGTGATGCAGGGAATTGTTCTGTTTACTCTGACATTACAGCCTAATTTGTTCTTACTGCCTGCTTGGAGTTTAAAAGTGAAGCGATGCTGTTTTCCATATCCCAAGCCATTTTGTATATTTCATTTTCGTTTGACAAAGGAAATTGATTTCACAGAGCCCAGAGATCTCTGGTCTCCAAGCTTCTGGTCTTGAGCAGCTTAAAGAAAATACATTAAAACGAAGGCACATAATCCTTTTTTTTCGTCCTGTATTTCTAATTAATCATTCAGGGCAAGGGTTTTACTTTGGGTGTTTTAAACATATGAAAGGAGagtttaagaaaaaaaagaaaaatcttaaAAAGGATTTGGAAAGAAAATGAATGTTGATCTCTGAGTAACACTTCAAAGAAATTGTCTGTCTTAAACACTCAGCAAATGAACAATTGACTCAAGAAAGTGAGCCCAAGGATCCTGAAGTGCAGGTTTGCCTTGGGCTTGAATCACTACTTTGATCAGAGAAATTCTCAGATCTCGCTTGGATGCAGCCTAACACCATTAATCATTCTTACCTGTAAATGAGAACTTCGTCTTCAGAGCAGTTATACTGAAGCTGATACATTTTGACCTTTGGTGTTGATTTGGTAACAGTCCACTTGATCAGAGCGGTGACAGCAGTTACTTCTGATACAGACACAGCTTTCTCTGGCTGAGGTTTAGGCTCCCCTTTACTGATCTTAGTAGAACTAGTTATGTCTGAAAGGCCTGATTTGGACTGTGTAGTACGATTGGTCCCATTACTCAGGTGGGGGAGCTGAATTATAGACAGCTCAATGGAGGCTGTGGATTCTCCGGCCGCGTTGGCAGCGATACAAGTGAAGGTCCCATAATCCTTAGCTGTGGTGACTGTTATGTCGAGGGTGCCGTTGTCATACACTGTGGCTCTGGAGGAGTTGCTGATCAAGCGGTCATCGGGAGCGACCCAGTGGACAGTGGGCATCGGGTCACCAACAGCTTTGCAGCGCAGGCTAGCTGTCTGGCcttccagcaccagcagcttgtGTGTATGCTGCGTGATCAGTGGCGGCtcgcacacaaactcctcctcaCGGACTGACCAGAAGTAGCGCCCCTTGAGACTGGCGGGGGACGCGCACGTTTCCATATCGTCCTCACGATCAAGCCTCCTGAGCCAGAGCACCTCACAGTTGCAGTGCAGTGGGTTTCCACCAAAGCTCAGCGAGAGTGGAGGGGCGTAGGGAGTGCTAAACACAACGCCGCTCTGGGAGCGAGCAAAGATCGGGTCTGGAGGCAGTTTCTGCAAGCGATTGGAGGTGAGATCCAAGCGAGCCAGTTTGTCCAGGTCTGTAAAAGTGCCCTCAGCAATAAAAGAGATAAGGTTGTGGTCCAGACTCATCTGATGAAGGTTTACCATCTTGCGGATGGCTTCCCAAGGCACACTGCGCAGGTTATTATATGATAAATCTAGGTCCTCCAGTGTCATTAACAAGTCATCAAAGGCTGCTTTGGAGATGCGATTCAACTGATTGTTGTTTAGGATCAGGTGCTGCAGGTTGACCAGACCTCGGAGGTCATCTGGCCCCAACTCGGTCAACCGGTTACTGTCCAGATGCAGCGATCGGAGAGTCTCCAGGTCGATGAAAGAAAAAGGCTGGATGGCGCTAATGGTGTTGCGAGACAAGGTTAGATCCACCAGACCTGTCATGTTGGCAAAGTCCTGAGTGCTGACTTTGAGGATAAAATTGCCACCCAGTCTGAGCTCGACAGTTCGGCGGTCAATGTCCGGTGGGACGAACAGCAGACCTTTGGATGGGCACAGAGTCCCCAGAGACTCCGAGAGGTTCTGGCAGACGCAATATTTGGGACATGCATGGACCATCGTAACCGCTGTTCCCAGAAGCAGGAGACTGATGACCACCTTGTCCATGTTAGTTCACAGGAAGGGGACCTGACAAAAGAAGGAACACTTGGTTAGATGTGATGTTGTGATGGACAGAGGTTAACTCTTAGAGGTCACAGCCAACAGTAAACAATTCATAGCTATCGACTTAGAAGCCGATTCTTTCGGATTTGTTTTCATATGGTGCTCTGTGGatttctctctgctcccccccaccccctgcatGTGTTAGCGTCGTCAGCCTCTTTGAATGTGTTAACAGCCGTCACACCTGGCCGACTCCTCTGAATAGATAGCCACACTTGGTTTCATCCAGAGTGCTACTGTATTACTTCCCCCGAG
Above is a window of Betta splendens chromosome 22, fBetSpl5.4, whole genome shotgun sequence DNA encoding:
- the LOC114848115 gene encoding leucine-rich repeat and fibronectin type-III domain-containing protein 2 isoform X1; amino-acid sequence: MDKVVISLLLLGTAVTMVHACPKYCVCQNLSESLGTLCPSKGLLFVPPDIDRRTVELRLGGNFILKVSTQDFANMTGLVDLTLSRNTISAIQPFSFIDLETLRSLHLDSNRLTELGPDDLRGLVNLQHLILNNNQLNRISKAAFDDLLMTLEDLDLSYNNLRSVPWEAIRKMVNLHQMSLDHNLISFIAEGTFTDLDKLARLDLTSNRLQKLPPDPIFARSQSGVVFSTPYAPPLSLSFGGNPLHCNCEVLWLRRLDREDDMETCASPASLKGRYFWSVREEEFVCEPPLITQHTHKLLVLEGQTASLRCKAVGDPMPTVHWVAPDDRLISNSSRATVYDNGTLDITVTTAKDYGTFTCIAANAAGESTASIELSIIQLPHLSNGTNRTTQSKSGLSDITSSTKISKGEPKPQPEKAVSVSEVTAVTALIKWTVTKSTPKVKMYQLQYNCSEDEVLIYRMIPMTSRAFVVTNLVAGMQYNLCVLAIWDDTATTLTATNIVGCVQFITREDYAQCQSIHSGFLGGTMILVIGGIIVATLLVFIIILMVRYKVSSSIQTNKLPSVSNTYSQTNGGLNRFNGAPPQVKSTVVVMREEMLEFKCGSLQSSLSSSSSSSNSLDSHAGKVAADRYSMQGSECSTLPSSKFRRHGHGAKTRQNLDHLLGAFTSLELRGVTKDHQGTSGPCTSSNAMMVAATAPPSDKEPLLGRAESTTMLGRLLGLPQESKPKRSHSFDMGHVGAAQCRSSHPRRISNIWTKRSLSVNGMLLQYDDSEDEKPAGESSEWVMESTV
- the LOC114848115 gene encoding leucine-rich repeat and fibronectin type-III domain-containing protein 2 isoform X2, giving the protein MDKVVISLLLLGTAVTMVHACPKYCVCQNLSESLGTLCPSKGLLFVPPDIDRRTVELRLGGNFILKVSTQDFANMTGLVDLTLSRNTISAIQPFSFIDLETLRSLHLDSNRLTELGPDDLRGLVNLQHLILNNNQLNRISKAAFDDLLMTLEDLDLSYNNLRSVPWEAIRKMVNLHQMSLDHNLISFIAEGTFTDLDKLARLDLTSNRLQKLPPDPIFARSQSGVVFSTPYAPPLSLSFGGNPLHCNCEVLWLRRLDREDDMETCASPASLKGRYFWSVREEEFVCEPPLITQHTHKLLVLEGQTASLRCKAVGDPMPTVHWVAPDDRLISNSSRATVYDNGTLDITVTTAKDYGTFTCIAANAAGESTASIELSIIQLPHLSNGTNRTTQSKSGLSDITSSTKISKGEPKPQPEKAVSVSEVTAVTALIKWTVTKSTPKVKMYQLQYNCSEDEVLIYRALSTTTVTDQSGAPWRRARRDFSWNTWDNAVFCFL